GTACGTATTTGGGATCATGACTGACGACTGTTGAGAAAGATTGTTaccgaaaaaatgaaaaaaaggacaaaaagtagaaaataaaaacaaaaaaacctcCAATGATTACAGGGCATCCGTCACGTTTCCGTGGGGAATCCTGGTCGTCTGCACGGATGAACGCGGATAATGGAAAAGCGACGGGGACTCGGATGTTCGGGGTATTCGGGTAGCCGAAGCTGGTATCGCGGTTTCATTGTTCGTGGCCGTCAGGCCAGAAAGCCGCTTCCGGTCTGTAGTCAGGTTGCAGGCAAGTGCGTGGCTGGCGCTCGCTCTCCTACACATCCAGACCACCGGCTACACGCTTTTGCGTAAAACACCTGCACATGCCGCTCTGTTTGCCCCGCAACAGGCAGCCGGCCAAGACGGCAATCACGCTCTGCGGAACGAcggattttcgaatttcgataTTTACGACGCGATTATATTGGACATAAAATTGTAACTCGATTCCATGCATTGCTAATTCGATTCTCATTCATGCAAAATTAAGGAGCAAGTACGGCCGACGTACAgtttgagaaaattcattACCGTCTCGGAAGCATCGAAGCTGCACGGTGCAGTTCCGTAATTGCTTCGGAATTTAATCGAGAGCACGAGGCCTGGTTTCAAGGGTCGTAAATGTCTTTAGTGAGATtaaattgattattgaaaGTATACACGACACTTCCGCATTGCTGATCGACGGATACAATGTTTTCAGCCCTGTTCGCGAGACTTTTCGAATCCCATTCGATGCCCGACACAGCAGacagtgagagagagagagagagagagagagagagagagagagagagagagagagagagagagagagagagagagagagagagagagagagagagagagagagagagagagagagggaattAACGACGCAATTCCCAGAACGGTATAAAAGCCGAGAATTATTGGATAGGCCGCAATTCAAGCCGGCGAAGACAATGCGGCGGGATTGCAGGGATTGCAGAAATGAGCTCTGACTCTGTAGCGAGCAATTAGAGCGCGGGAGAAACAGTTATGATGGCGGGGCAACGTACTTTCGTCATGATTCGACGGCGGCAGCTGGTGATAGCGAGCTAGCGATCAATTTTTCCATGTAAACCAGTGTGGGCTTCACAGGGGCACCGGAAACGCCGTTGCAAGCAGCGTTCCGGAAACGCCCGTGGGACCATCTCGCCAGCGGAACCGACATGGATGGTGGGAACCGAAATATTCCCGATGGCCTTGGCTTGCGGACGAGATGAGCGTAATCGTCGCGTGTGGTGATCCTTCATCCTCAGTCTGTCCCATGACGGATAGCCCCTGTCATCGGGGATAATGCGTCTGTAATCCTGAACCGATAATGAGATAAGATCGCGATTTTACGCCGTTTCGAATTAGCCGCGGAAGTCTATAAAGCAGCGGTGGCCAGATTTCCCTTTGGAAGTCCAAACTTGGGAGTGATCGTCGGCTAACTGATAAGTAGTCGGATCGATTTTTTCGAAACATGGCGCTGAGTCTCTTCCTTCTTGCCCTCTGCCTGCTTTCCGGATTCTCGGTTCAGGGTAAGAACCGTGTTTCGTAAACTTGTAGTCATTAAGCGAAATCAACGGTCCAATTTTCTAGCATCTATCTCCGGGAGAATCGTCGGTGGGGAAATTGCCGAAGTTAATGAATTCCCCTGGCATGTCTCGCTCAGGGTTCCCGGAGGTCACATTTGCTCAGGATCACTGGTCTCACTTCAGCACGTTCTTACCGCCGCCCACTGCGTCAGCGGTATCAATATCACGGAGTTGATCGTCGTGGCTGGATCCAACAGGTGAAATAGTTCACCACCctttttgaaattcgtttttcattAACGTTGTCGTTCACTTCTCCCGCAGCCTGGTAAGCGGTGGTGTGACACGTGGGGTTAGAACCATTTACATTCACTCTCAGTACTCCAGTCCTGAACCAGCCTATCATGTCCAGGACGTCGCTGTGCTCGTCGTAAGTCCTTTTCTCCTTTTATCGGTCATTTTGGATAATGGTCCTAAGAACCCGAGACTCCGAGGGTTAAAATGCCAACGGCTTCAAGCCTTTTCCCACTTCCTCACGATTAGTTGCGTTTCTGGCTTCCGTCCGTTGGTCTCATGGACCATGCATTAGTTCCCTCGCGGAAAATATACCAGTAATTTAACTCGACAGTACGAATACAAACACGTTTGACTTTGTTCCAGCTGAGTGAAGCGGTCGTGGAGTCGGAGTCCGTCCGGTCGATCGCTTTGGCGATAGAAGACGTTCCCGTGGGAGCGGTGGCAGTGACTTCAGGATGGGGAAGGACGTTGCCGGAAAGTGGTGTGCTGCCGACGGACCTGCAGAAGTTGAACACGACGATACTGAACCAGACCGTTTGTCAGACACAGTGGGGAAACACGTCGATAAACGTCGACCATCTCTGCGGGGCCCAAACGTCCAGTTCAGGCGTCTGTAACGTAAGTCTTCAGGTGGAAATACGATTGGCATAAAGTGATGAATTTGAGAAGTTTAACGAGATATGGAGTTACGTTACCACATGTAACGGCACTGTGCACAATGTCACGCAGGGTGACAGCGGCGGCGCTCTGGTCTACAACAACCAGGTCGTCGGCATCGTTTCCTGGGCGAATCCCTGCGGCTGGGGATATCCGGACGTCTACACGCGAGTTTATTATTACCTCTACTGGATCGGATGGTACGTTCACAACACGGAGCTCGAGACACCGACGGTTGAAGAGTCGACGAGCCACCAACCTTCGCTGAGAGATGCTAACCACGCGATGACGATATTCTTCGCGTGCTTCGCTGTCAGGAAATTTTTGTCTGCTCAATAgggtgaaataaatataaataaagaattatgttttttaaattttcttgaaaagaaTCGTTGATATTGTTTATTGTTTTGATACCTTGTTGACCATGAATGCGCACGTGGCGGAATTCAAACCGTTGAGATACAGGTGAGGCCTTCTGGATTAGGTGAGGCCAATTAATCCTCCTCCGATTGTCAGATAAGATCTTAAAACTCTTCGGCGAAAACTTATAAATAAGAGAGTACGTCGCTGTAGACTCGCCAATGTCAAGAGCGGTTGATCGATCTGTGCCAATCGAATTCCACACCGTTCGTTCCAAGAATCTGCGTAGTCACGGGTGTCCGAAAAATGATGAGACTAGCGCTAGTGGTTCTCGTTCTCTTTTCACTGTCGAGCGGAACACGAGGTGAGTTGATAAGTGATTAAGGGATGATTCTAAGATTCTTTTCTACAACcctcgaaattcgattttccCAGGGTGGAACCTGGAGCGAATCGTTGGCGGTGAGGCGGCAGCCGATGGTGAATTCCCGTGGCAAGTGTCCCTCAGGAATTCCGGTCGTCACTTTTGCGGGGGAAGCCTGATATCCCTGCAACACGTCCTGACCGCCGCGCACTGCATGGTGACCAAGGATATCGACGCGGTAACCGTGATAACGGGGACCACCAGGTGAGACCGAGACGATCTCGCAGATGTGCGCCGCTATTTTTGCCGTCAGTTTTGTGCAGTTGGCTTCGAGGCGTTGTCGTCATCGGATGACAGCTGCCGCCAATCGCGTTTGTACTGCTTCCAGGAATAATAACGCAGCGTGgttatgcatatatattttcagtttGGCAAGCGGTGGCGAGACCCACGCGGTCAAGAATATAACGTGGCACTCTAGCTACGTTGGAAGCTCGGATTCCTATCGCTACGACGTCTCCGTCCTGACGGTAAGACACGCTGACGAACGTCTCGACGTCGTTGCACAGTACCAGTAATTGCGAACCTCTCAGCTCCAGGCCGCGATCACGGAGTCCGATGTCCAGCGGCCCATCGCCCTGGCCACCGAGGACCCACCCGTCGGTGCTGAGGCCGTTGTTTCGGGCTGGGGCCGAGTCCTCTATCCAAGCAGTTCGCTGCCCACCGCTCTCCAAAAGATGAGCCTGATGTTGATAAACACGACCGAGTGCCAGAGTTACTGGAGCTTGACGATCTACGACGACCACGTATGCGGGATCAAGGAGTACGGAGTCGCCGTCTGCAACGTGAGTATAATGATTGGTACCTACGTCGAGTGTGCTGACTGCCATATCCACGTGCACGATTTCAGGGCGACAGTGGTGGTCCTCTCGTGTACAACGACCAAGTCGTCGGCATCGTCTCCTGGGGAAATCCCTGCGCTAACGGAGTCCCCGACGTCTATACGAGGGTCTACAGCTACCTCAGTTGGATCGGTGCCATCGTCTACAATACGGAAGTCGCGAAGGACCAGGAGACCGGGCTGCATTTTGACCTAGAGACGTAGGGTCGTGTTTTGATGATGGGCAAAGTCCGGCCCCGCCGTTATCAGCTTTTGATTTAATCCCAACGAAGGCATTTTAACCGATTCACATTTCGACTGTCTAGGTTCGCGTATTACGATAATGCGTATCTTCTAATTAGCGAACAACATCAGACCGCGGACAGCGTCCGATATTGTCTGATGTGTAACAAATTTTgaggaaataaattatatacctTTCCTCTTATCGCTCTCAATTCAGCGAGCATGAGAACTGTGTCAGAATTTGCTTACCGCAGGTTATTAACcaatcttcaagttattttcTATTGCTGTATATGAATTAAATAAGCTCGGTATTAAATGTCCATCCATCATAAACGCAGACTTTTTTCATCCGATGACTTGAGTCGATTGTGATGACGATTATTCACGAGCAGACCTCGCGTTTCAACATCGATGATAAGCGGTTAATAGACG
The Neodiprion lecontei isolate iyNeoLeco1 chromosome 3, iyNeoLeco1.1, whole genome shotgun sequence DNA segment above includes these coding regions:
- the LOC107223867 gene encoding transmembrane protease serine 9, with protein sequence MALSLFLLALCLLSGFSVQASISGRIVGGEIAEVNEFPWHVSLRVPGGHICSGSLVSLQHVLTAAHCVSGINITELIVVAGSNSLVSGGVTRGVRTIYIHSQYSSPEPAYHVQDVAVLVLSEAVVESESVRSIALAIEDVPVGAVAVTSGWGRTLPESGVLPTDLQKLNTTILNQTVCQTQWGNTSINVDHLCGAQTSSSGVCNGDSGGALVYNNQVVGIVSWANPCGWGYPDVYTRVYYYLYWIGWYVHNTELETPTVEESTSHQPSLRDANHAMTIFFACFAVRKFLSAQTRQCQERLIDLCQSNSTPFVPRICVVTGVRKMMRLALVVLVLFSLSSGTRGWNLERIVGGEAAADGEFPWQVSLRNSGRHFCGGSLISLQHVLTAAHCMVTKDIDAVTVITGTTSLASGGETHAVKNITWHSSYVGSSDSYRYDVSVLTLQAAITESDVQRPIALATEDPPVGAEAVVSGWGRVLYPSSSLPTALQKMSLMLINTTECQSYWSLTIYDDHVCGIKEYGVAVCNGDSGGPLVYNDQVVGIVSWGNPCANGVPDVYTRVYSYLSWIGAIVYNTEVAKDQETGLHFDLET